A genomic segment from Halorubrum depositum encodes:
- a CDS encoding glycosyltransferase family 4 protein produces the protein MLGWGYPPNITGGLDVHVGELFSGLRDDLGVEATLVLPAEFAPDDEPGLEPVETGDGDIAARIERLSDRFAELAPDHDVIHTHDWFGYAPGRQAARASDATWVSSFHSLASDRNIDPPSREVETERRLANAADTNIAVSEIVRGDIRELYDADSRVVYNGFSTPKFSGKDVREDLGIDGEMLFFVGRHTDQKGISHLLYAMKKLRGRDVTLVVGGSGHQTDQLKRFAELLGIEDRVEFVGYVPEAELGDYYAASDAFVSPSYAEPFGITITEALEAGTQVVATPSGVAEVLPDGCLVEVETDSESIVDGLVEALDREEPPQYERREWLDVAEDTLAVYEDVA, from the coding sequence ATGCTGGGATGGGGGTACCCGCCGAACATCACCGGCGGGCTCGACGTCCACGTCGGCGAACTGTTCTCCGGGCTCCGCGACGACCTCGGGGTGGAGGCCACCCTGGTGTTGCCCGCGGAGTTCGCCCCGGACGACGAGCCGGGCCTCGAACCGGTGGAGACGGGCGACGGCGACATCGCCGCCCGCATAGAGCGCCTCAGCGACCGGTTCGCGGAGCTGGCGCCCGACCACGACGTGATCCACACCCACGACTGGTTCGGCTACGCGCCCGGACGGCAGGCCGCCCGCGCGTCGGACGCGACGTGGGTCTCGTCGTTCCACTCGCTGGCGAGCGACCGCAACATCGACCCGCCGAGCCGCGAGGTCGAAACGGAACGCCGCCTCGCGAACGCCGCCGACACGAACATCGCCGTCAGCGAGATCGTCCGCGGGGACATCAGGGAGCTGTACGACGCCGACTCCCGCGTCGTGTACAACGGCTTCTCGACGCCGAAGTTCTCCGGCAAGGACGTCCGCGAGGACCTCGGCATCGACGGCGAGATGCTGTTCTTCGTCGGCAGACACACCGACCAGAAGGGGATCTCCCACCTGCTGTACGCGATGAAGAAGCTCCGCGGGCGCGACGTCACCCTCGTCGTCGGCGGGTCGGGCCACCAGACGGACCAGCTGAAGCGGTTCGCCGAGCTCCTCGGCATCGAGGACCGCGTCGAGTTCGTCGGCTACGTCCCCGAGGCGGAACTGGGCGACTACTACGCGGCCTCGGACGCGTTCGTCTCCCCCTCGTACGCGGAGCCGTTCGGGATCACGATCACGGAGGCGCTGGAGGCGGGGACGCAGGTCGTCGCGACGCCCTCTGGCGTCGCCGAGGTGCTCCCCGACGGCTGCCTCGTGGAGGTCGAGACGGACTCGGAGTCGATCGTCGACGGGCTCGTCGAGGCGCTCGACCGCGAGGAGCCGCCGCAGTACGAGCGCCGGGAGTGGCTGGACGTGGCGGAGGACACGCTGGCGGTGTACGAGGACGTGGCGTAG
- a CDS encoding DUF7510 family protein, giving the protein MDEVNIDARVTGERTVIDVTGTRDVGVVVRSEGGERIYLPPESFDEPVSGSPYTSPYQGASGVDGEESPYGGTSGSTRGVVETAEGFRVSHPEPATEFDVYRGDEESAE; this is encoded by the coding sequence ATGGACGAAGTCAACATCGACGCGCGCGTCACGGGGGAGCGAACCGTCATCGACGTGACCGGTACCCGCGACGTCGGGGTCGTCGTCCGATCGGAGGGCGGCGAGCGGATCTACCTCCCGCCCGAGAGCTTCGACGAGCCCGTCTCGGGGTCGCCGTACACCTCGCCGTATCAGGGCGCGAGCGGTGTCGACGGCGAGGAGAGCCCGTACGGCGGTACCTCCGGCAGCACCCGCGGCGTGGTCGAGACGGCCGAGGGGTTCCGGGTCAGTCACCCCGAGCCGGCGACGGAGTTCGACGTGTACCGGGGCGACGAGGAGTCGGCCGAATAG